AACAAGGTTCTCGTTTATTCACCACTATCTACCTATTCGAGGGCATTCATTTCTTTCACGTGATCGCGATTTTGCAATCGTCAAATGTGTAATCAAACGCTATGGTCAGGTCTACTCTGTCAAGGAGTACATGCGTTTGATTATTTCGGTGGCACATAATAATCGTTTTCGCGTGTGTTTAGTTAAGTCATTAGATATTCTCGATTTCAAAAGTTGGTGGATggcgtattataaaaaaaatacgttgtCAGTATTATCCAAGGGTAAGAAAGTTAGGAAAAACGACAAACgaacttttaaaatttcaacttaCCGCGAGTTTTGTTACTCTCAAGAATTTCCAGGTATCATAAAAGCTAAAAACTATATCGATGGCTTACTCGTGGATACATTCAATCTAAATGCCAGCAATAAAAAACCTACTCCACTGCAGTTTCCGACAAATGTCACAAGTCCTGGTGGTGTACcgatcaacaaaaataaaattacagacTTAAAACAGTTTGAGATGTACATTCCGCCTCGCTATATGAAGTTCTACCAGAGGATTTACCAGTGGAAAACGACTGACGTGGTTCTGGATGAATATCAAAACCCcgattgttaataatataatagaaattgttttaaattcgataaaataaaattaataatattatataccaataaaatGAGTTTGTTGCAGTAATTTTATGtctttttattaatgaaaaatgaaaataatattttttagtcgtAATTAGGCCGACTACGATTATTTGAGTATAAACGTACCTAAGTCCAACATGAATCTATGGTAATTCAGTCAAGTATTTACACCACAAAGAATCGTTTATTGTAGAAACAACATAATTCCACCAAATTCGAATGGACCCCACTCCCCCCCTCACTGGgctaaatttagttttttttttttttaaatgtgtatctCGAGGAGTTCTAGGAATTAGGCATCACGGTTTATTTACCATATATCACTGGTAGCGTAAAAACAGTTTTCTCTTATTTTCTACGAATCACCTTTTTGTGACTTACGTCGTTTCTCAAATAAATGGTTCATTTTTAagctgtataaatatttattatttattatcaatatgaaTTAGTACGTACAAAGTTCGTGCACAAGTATTgctataatagttttttatttgacaatataATGCTTTCCGACGCTCAAATTGCAGAAAGTCTAGTTGAAATCTTACAAGATATAGATTCTTATGATGATTTTcttgattatataaattttgaGGACGCTGTTAAAGAAAAACTTTAAAGTAATctatttgttttacataattatttcttaCTCAACAAGCAATAGGTTTCACccaaaagtttttatattaattatttattagattttgaacCAAAACGTCGATCTGATGTACCTCAATTTATACCCACTGCACGCAAGAAAAAATTAACCGTGTATACAAAATTTGATTTGGAAAAAACGTGGAAACTTTGTACCAAAAATTCACGATTTTGATCCTTCTAAGGTAATATAACTATTTGTGCATACAATTttgtactaattaattttactctTAGAATGGTGTAAACAAAGCAGAATTTGGACTATCAGATCAGTCAagcattttagattttttagagGCATTTGTTACCCCAAGCTTATTGGGGAAGGTTGCATTTGAGACAAATAGCTACTGCCAGTAACTTGACAACGTTACACCTGGTTCtaggtagatatttaaaaaatatgactgcttatataatattatacagacaaaATTGTTCAAAGGATGTTATTGagttattataaacaaacattgcaaattacattacaaatttgtGTTTGGactataaattagattttttacattttattttgatacacttatattatgtaaatgtaacaAATTATGGATAGAAAGAGATATTATACTTCTACAAAATATGACCTAGAGAGatgaaatatattcttttttataataagttacaCCTACATTTtacaagtaattataaatttatttttatttttttagagtcaATCAATGGGTAGATGTAGGTTGTGAAGAGATGTCCGTGTTTTTAGTAATAACAATGCTTATGGCCAGGaacaaaaaattagaaatacaaGACTACTGGTCCATGGACCCTTTATCTTATCAACCAATATTTGGCAAATACATGAGTCGCAAAAGATACCAAATTATATTGTGAATGTTTCATTTTAGCCAGAATGAAGATAAAGTACCAGGGGACAGACTTTCAAAAGTGCGCCTTTGAAAGAAATAACCAAACATTTCAAAGAAGCAATGATTTCTTTTGAAAATTTAGCTATTGATGAAAGTTTAGTGCTTTGGAAAGGAAGattatcgttaaaaaaattaatcaaaaccaAACGTCACAGTTTtggcattaaaatatttgagttgTGTAATGTTGAAACCGACTTTATACTTGACATCATTATATATACTGGGAGTACCactgagtataaaaaaattgaccctAGCCTTGGAATTTTTGGTGCTGTTGTGAACACACTTATCAAACCATATTTGAATAGAGGCCATAAATTATTCATAGATAATTGGTATTTATCACCATCCTTGGCTAACTATCTTCATAAGAAAAATACCAACGTCACAGGGATAGttcgaaaaaattgaaaaggTTTGCCGACCTATTAGCCAAATTAAAAGTTAGACGAACTTAAAGCCAACATACAAAGACTATGTTAGAAGTAAAATGGAAAGATCGTAGGGTTGTATTTATGGTCACTTCTCAGTTTGAAGACAAAATGGTACATATTGGAAAAAATGATTATCAATGTAATGCAATTTTGAAACCAGTAGCAGTAATGCATTATAATGAAAGCATGGGGCCAATCGACAAAACGCACATGCTTTTGAGTTCAGTTGAATATGTAAGAAGAACAATCAAgtggtataaaaaattattttttcaattgattGATCTTTCACTTTAGAACGCATACTCTGCTTATAAAACTTGCACTGGACTAAATACTAGCCTTGCAGACTTCCAGTTCCAGTTGATACGTTAAATATTCACTAAGTATGCAACACAAGAGCAAAATATATGTCGCCGTTCAAACACGTGTATACCAGAGCGTTTACAAGGACGAAACTTTCCTTCGATAGTATCACctacatcaaaaaaattaaaaccacaaAGACGATGTTCAGCAAGCCAGAACAAATTCAATAAAAGAAAAGACACAACATACATGTGCAATGTGCATTGTGCATAAAGTATGATGTAGGGTTGTGTCCAGTCCcgtgttttaaaatttaccacacccaggaaaaatatttttgactaaattataattttttttttctattttcataattataaatataatatatttatattatttaaaagtgtataacataacataataaatattaattgtttgaatatgGTGTTTTATGTTGATTTCATTTCTAATAGCCGGTAATTACTGCATTTTTGGGAAACCATGGCATACATttcttgaaatttgaattactaagtaaataatgatttttgagtttttttaactttatagaTTTGTTTGTTACatctttcaaaatattaaaagtaagaaaaaaaataagaaaacagtCAAATTTATGTGACAGGGACATGTTACAGAGTATAAATCGTCTGGTAGTGAAAGGGTTAACATGCTTATTACCTCTCTATTCTTTCTTCGCTCATATTCTCCCGTGTTTTGATTTCTTCTGGGGCCAAAAATCTGTCGTAACACCTTTCTTTCAAATCTTGCCAGATTTCACACGCATATATCGCTATCGGACGTATCATTACTTTGTATAAAGTTAGTTTAGATCTGATTGAaactaatttagattttaatattgtctTTAATCCGAAGAAGCACTTGTTAGCTAAACTTATTCTGTTTTGTATTTccttcccagacagcaattttttgtttaataatattattataacattattatcacgaataatattagtttaacgttattataatactattataatattatcgttacaaaatgctgtctgggttgtGGTTATTGCCCGACACGCTCAATTCCACCCCTAGATATTTGAAGTTTTCGACCAACTCGAACTCCATATCtcttattatcaaattattgtgTCTATTGTTACAGTAACATGTACCTGctttgtttttccttaatttataGGACTGAACAAAATTTTCGAAATCATTCGTTTATGCCCTTCACTATTTATGACATTAgtcttaaatatgataaaaaaatgttatcagtagaatgtagataaatgatttaaacaatttataattatattttctatatcaatacattttgttttgcgaaacttaatatattatttttccaatattcggtttttttttttttattgcataacaCAAGTTAACatgtttttaattgatataatatttcataagcACTTGTTTTgtataacagtatttttttttattctttttcattgttttattttatttaagtaggtaaactaaaaacaatgtcttcttgttttatttagtttaaattctaatttaattaaccatttaaatatatttcatggtGTTAAATCTATATCTGAATTTAAATGTGTAGATCCtagatatttaatagttttctcTACTTTTCATTCATATAAAAATgccctatataattatacaaaacatattattgtcatcattaCATTATGTTTATGACAAACCAATATTAATTAGAAGTTAGGTTATAAATCGCTCTAATTCGAATACACGTTCTaacaaatgtacattgtacattataactttttaactgattaattaaaagtttaaattgttaaacGATGTAATTTGTTAGATATCACATTTTAAGGAAACAGATAAGTTTACTACTGTAGTAGTATTGTCTACCATACTGAAGTTTaacaattatgtaattatgttatgttaattgtttttatttaaattaattatgttatgttcCGTTCACCTATCCACATTCcacatactaatttataatgtcTATGCAAATGAAAAATAGGAACAGCTACATAAATTAGTGTTCCCATAAAGTATATCTAAGCCTTCAATAAATTCgcgaattaaaaaattaaacttatgacAAGTGTAATATTAACCAACAATAGTCGAATGAATTGAACAACGAAGGCAAAGATTattctgaataaataaatacatttctttgCGAATCCGACACTAGTAATTCCATGTTGTACCTACTGTAGATTTCAGTCTATCAAAGAACATGTTAAATCTAACGTTTCATTAGATTATTCTGTAAATTCtgataatataagtaatgaATATTACGACGAATCCTATTTACGCGAGTTTATAGTCAAGTGTGTACCTTTCTTAGCACTTTGGACACCTATTGTGAAAAATTAAGTCAACAATGGCACTGAAATACGCAAGAGTAATGTTACCGTTGAGTCTTggtttaaaactgtaaaagttgCATACTTGATGGCGACAGAAGGTGGAAATGCGGTCGGTTTTTAAGACTTATGAGAGAGCGTGTGATGAATGCACACAAACAAATTAAGTGTAATATCAGAAAAAAAGCTTGTACGCGTGCACTTAATTTTGACAATAAGTCTAGGCAGATAACTACCAAAAgaaatgtaaaaagaaaaatctttCTCCGAAATTTCTAGCTATAACCATTTGGAGGTAATAGAAAGTTGGGGTAAAAAAGAGAAACAACACAGACATCACCAACACACCAATTACTGTGCTTTCAAAGCCCTGCCATTAAAAATCCCAGTCTTCGACTACTGTTGATGAGCATATGAACAACGACATGATTTGAGTTAGCCATTGGAcgattgtttaataaaatcagTTTCGACACTTGGCAGTCATAAATCTCCGTTTCGACTAGCTAGCTATGGATTTACACCAAAATATGCTCTCTAAAGATTTGGCGTACTATAAACCAATTAAGATGccaaaaaataaagattatgtGGTTGGAAAATATAGTAACTTATAAGTGATAACAATTCTAACATCATGTCCGACCTGCATTTCTCAGAGTTTAATGTATTGTCTGGAAAAAACTGGCTGTCTaactttattatagatatttgttTGTTGTTATACGCTAAAAATCTGCGCTTAGAAAACACACACATTTCATCATGCAATAATGTGATATAGCTGTTGGGAAAAGGAGAAGTTGGGGAAGTgcataacaaaattactttcaaACAGAACAGTATGGTTATTCTTCCATGGTTAGTTGGTTCTGTTTTGATTACAATCTTTCTAAATTTCAACACCAGATAGTGTTATATCATGGACCTGATGAGGTCATATGATATAGAGTCTATGATAtagtgatgatttttttttttcaaatttcttttgGAAGTTATCTGTCTAGACTTATTGTCAAAATCAAGTGCACGCattcaagctttttttttatattacacttgATTAATTGTTCGTGTGCATTCATCACACGCTCTCTCATAAGTTTTAAAAACCGACCGCATTTCCACCTTCGGTCGCCATCAAGTATTTcaacttttacagttttaaaccAAGACTCgacgtgcagccctttcagaatccaaacgatgttgtgatttgaaataataacactaatttcaaagtaataatatgtgtttaataatatagaacaatcaaaatatagtattatgtagaactatttcgtggtagtagcggtgtagcggtgtataatggctggtggcgtgaagtgacttcgttcttgctggtccaggtacatctgatcaggctgtgctcctgtctcccttatatatgctgtcagctccttttatctggtcagtatacggaactcgcaggtgccttgggtgtggtcgtaaaagttgttgttgttgtcgtattgAAGAAACCACCGTCTTGTGCTCATAGGTTATTATGCTAAATtcttttacaaggagaaccgcatagtatggttcgaataagtaaaagcggttataataccttctaatacatgcccattacagtAGCATTAATATCCTATTACTAATAGGGTGCTAGAGTAACGTTACGCTGGCACCCGCGTTTTTGTAATGGATTTTTCAGGTGTTTTGGaggttatacaaattaaaattttgtggtTACAAACCTGCACAAATGATTTAACAATCGTTGACGCAGATTTGGggtatttaagttaaatatttaaaaaagcggGTGCTGAAGTAACGTTACGCTGGCACCCGCTttctttataatgtattttgcgGTGTTTGGGAggttgtacaaattaaaattttgtggtTACAAACTTGCACAAATGATTTAACAATCGTTGACGCAGATTTGgggtgtttaaattaaatatttaaaaaaacgggTGCTAGAGTAACGTTACGCTGGCACCCGCGTTTTTGTAATGGATTTTTCAGGTGTTTGGGAggttgtacaaattaaaattgtgtggTTACAAACCTGCACAAATGATTTAACAATCGTTGACGCAGATTTGGGgtgtttaagttaaatatttgcGAGCTTCCAGTAGTTCTGAGGCTACTAAAAACCACCCACGACCGAAGGGGAACACTTCGGCCGTGACCTATGAGCCGCACCGCGTGGTGGCCCGAGGGCCACGTCGGTGGAACTCATAGGTTTTGCACACGCAACGGCAAATGAATGCCGAGGATTTATGTGGGGaaagagaaataaaaataataattaaaatttggctattacaataatataataaattaacataagtgACATatcacatcattttaaaataataagatctggcacataataatgtaatataataaattgggcacgtaataacgtaatataataaattgggtACATGGcaagtatgaaataatattgttggacTGGCACAtggcaattataaaataatattataataaatatattgtcattTCGGGTGAAAATAAAAGTGATGGCACGTTTTTCTCGGCCCACGGGAGGCGACACACCATATCACTCATGGTGTGCCCTCACAGGGTTACTGGGAAAAACGGCTTTGGCTGACACTAGCCGGAAACATCATTTTGTGGTAGCAATAGATTTTGGGGACCCGCGTCGTGCGACGCCTCCTCTGGCACACAGGTTATACAAACACGAGTTTTGCATAACCTGTGGTCTACGTGCTTGTGtttttgtgtattaaaatattcctGCACCCTCTTATAGCTGAGCTTGGTGAATTTCACTAACTGGACATCCAGTTCACGAAATTGTTGATTTCACCACagaatataactattttacttaATGGATGCgacatttacataataaattggttatttattaaataattacattattaataaatatattcacattcatattatagtttaattataattaaaaatgtttatgcgcCTACAGCATATAAACCACCTATAGAccatgaattaatatttttaataaggtcTATTGACTACGTCACTCGTAACGGCCAATCACCGCGTTTTCTGGTTACTAGCTAACCTCTTCTTTATAGATCTTGGTAGTAGACGTGTACTGTACATTACATACAGCGATAACAATATGTGCTGCGTTCTTCTATAAACCGATACCCGTATACACTATTCCgataccaaataattattactagttattagcacagatatgtataataactagatacccgactccatatacaacaacattattaaattatgattccCGAATCCATTTGCAActttggcaatgtttacatttattcatatacatttttacttatatatacatatatactgataatactaATTTGCCCTAGTTGTAAATGGCTGCCAGCgtcattgataagaagaagtcgggtatctagttattatacatatctgtggttACTAGTTATTATCTTTATCTCGATAACAGTTTATTATCTTTGTGgagatttagttttttctacttaggtataacaataaattagaattttgttgacataggtaatagtaattttatacattcaaaattagtatggggggggggggcgaaagGGCGTTCGCCCCCCTTCTTGCGGACGCGCCTGTTGTCGAAATCACTCGATTGTTCCCATCACTAATTTTAACCCTTCAGCGCCTCGCGTAACCATATGGTTACAGTAAACATGTGTTGTTCCAACGCCCGTATTTCTTATCTACAAAGCTATTTTTAGTCGAAATACACAAATATCAATTGTTTATTACTCTAACAAACCCGTGTAATCATTTTTCGGTATTTTGTGATGTTCATTTCATTTTGAACACGCCGCCTTCAGTAATTATCGATATTCCGCGAACAAAAATAATGGATATACCTTTAGCGTATGTAGAATATTTATATGaacctattattttttcgtagtattt
The Acyrthosiphon pisum isolate AL4f unplaced genomic scaffold, pea_aphid_22Mar2018_4r6ur Scaffold_21536;HRSCAF=24193, whole genome shotgun sequence DNA segment above includes these coding regions:
- the LOC100575095 gene encoding piggyBac transposable element-derived protein 4-like; protein product: MISFENLAIDESLVLWKGRLSLKKLIKTKRHSFGIKIFELCNVETDFILDIIIYTGSTTEYKKIDPSLGIFGAVVNTLIKPYLNRGHKLFIDNWYLSPSLANYLHKKNTNVTGIVRKN